DNA from Microbacterium foliorum:
CACGGCGATCCCCACCGCGATGTAGGTGGCGACGGTGAGCGCAGAGAACAGCGGTTCGAGGTACTGCAGCTGGTCCTGCACCTGCTCGACACCGGCGACGCCGTTGAACGCCTCCGCGATCACCTGCGACTGCCCCGGGTCCTTCATCGTGACGAAGAAGACCTCGAAGGCCTGGTCGGGTGTGATGACGCTGGCCTGGTCCTCGCCGAGCTGGTCGACGAGCTTGGCGTAGGTGTCTTCCTTCGAGTCGAAGGTGACCTCGCTGATGAGCGGTGCCAGCGCCTCACCCTCGAGTTGCGCGCGCACCGCGTTCACCTGGTCTTCGGAGGCCCCGCCGTCGACGCAGGTGTCCTTCTCGGAGATGTCCGAGCACATGTAGACCGCCACCTGGGCCCGCTCGGTCCAGTAGCCCCGCATGGTGCCGATCTGGCCCTGCATCAGGATCGCCGCTCCGACGAACGTGAGCGAGACGAAGGTGACGAGCACCACCGAGATCACCATCGAGATGTTGCGGCGAAGTCCGCCGAGAGCCTCGGCCAGGATCAGTCCGATTCTCATGAGGTGGGCCCCACTTCATCTGCGCCGTCGTCGGACAGGCCGAGCCGATCGGCCACTCCGAGTTCTGCGACGTCCACGGTGGGCAGCACGATCGGATGCGTGCGGGGGCCCACTGCGGCCTGCGTCGGGACCGCCGCGTCCTCGGGCGCGATCACATCGGAGGATGCGGGCACGTCGGACGGGGCTGCCTGGGCCTCGGGCGTCTCCGACGCGCGAGGAACGGCATCGGACGACGTCGCCGCAGCCCGGCGCTGCGCATTGAGCTCTTCGCTGAGGGCCGCGCGGACGACCGAGAGGTCAGCCGTCTGGCGCTGGACCTCCTGCACTGCGGTGAGCGCGGCTGCCGCTGCGGCCCCACGCACCTCCTCGGGCACGAGTCTCGGGATCTTCGAGGTGTCGCCGTATCCGCCGTGCACCTCGTCTCTCACCATCACGCCGTCACGGAGCTCGATGACCCGGCGCTGCATCTGGTCGACGAATGCCGCTTCGTGCGTGGCCATCAGCACCGTGGTGCCC
Protein-coding regions in this window:
- the ftsX gene encoding permease-like cell division protein FtsX, with amino-acid sequence MRIGLILAEALGGLRRNISMVISVVLVTFVSLTFVGAAILMQGQIGTMRGYWTERAQVAVYMCSDISEKDTCVDGGASEDQVNAVRAQLEGEALAPLISEVTFDSKEDTYAKLVDQLGEDQASVITPDQAFEVFFVTMKDPGQSQVIAEAFNGVAGVEQVQDQLQYLEPLFSALTVATYIAVGIAVLMLIAAILLIGTTIRLSAYARRKEIGIMRLVGASNRFIQTPFVLEGVFAAFLGSVLASAAVVAGVHFGVNGYLRGRVPFITTWIGMQDAAVVVPVLIGIGVLLAALSAGFAIRRWLRT